One Thermococcus eurythermalis DNA segment encodes these proteins:
- a CDS encoding respiratory chain complex I subunit 1 family protein, producing the protein MELIGAIIAPFLPPLLDGVARKVKAMIQNRVGPSILQTWYDIITLLSMESILPTSSLAFRMAPYVALASALCMALMLPYGSGAIINFGGDLIAFIYVFTLFSAALVFGALSVDNSYSHAGANRELTLSLIFKPLFAVTIGIFALKTGSLSITKIARSISPSPSIIGAYLLLLYVTYVESGFIPYDIAEAETEILEGPLTEYSGRLLGLFKWALQIKRFAMIWLFASFVALPVAEGVVAFALQLLVFLLTYLLMVTYESLNARHRLDQATKQGVKAIVIGVIIMIIAWLGW; encoded by the coding sequence ATGGAGCTCATCGGGGCAATCATTGCTCCATTTTTACCACCATTGCTAGATGGCGTCGCGAGGAAAGTGAAGGCGATGATACAGAACAGGGTAGGGCCCTCAATCCTCCAGACGTGGTACGACATAATCACGCTCCTCTCCATGGAATCAATACTCCCAACGTCATCGCTCGCTTTCAGGATGGCCCCCTACGTCGCGCTCGCGAGTGCCCTCTGCATGGCCCTCATGCTGCCCTACGGGTCAGGCGCGATAATAAACTTCGGGGGAGACCTGATAGCATTCATATACGTCTTCACACTGTTTTCCGCGGCCCTGGTGTTTGGAGCCCTGAGCGTAGACAACTCGTACTCCCACGCTGGTGCCAACAGAGAGCTAACGCTCTCGCTGATCTTCAAGCCGCTCTTCGCGGTTACGATAGGCATATTCGCCCTCAAGACAGGCTCGCTGAGCATAACCAAGATCGCCCGCTCAATCTCCCCGAGCCCCTCAATCATCGGAGCCTACCTGCTGCTCCTCTACGTCACCTACGTGGAGTCCGGGTTCATACCCTACGACATCGCCGAGGCGGAGACGGAAATCCTGGAAGGTCCCCTCACAGAGTACAGCGGAAGGCTTCTCGGTCTGTTCAAGTGGGCACTCCAGATAAAGAGGTTCGCAATGATATGGCTGTTCGCGTCCTTCGTGGCCCTCCCTGTGGCTGAAGGCGTCGTCGCATTCGCCCTCCAGCTGCTGGTGTTCCTGCTCACATACCTCTTGATGGTGACCTACGAGTCCCTGAACGCCCGCCACAGGCTCGACCAGGCAACGAAGCAGGGGGTCAAGGCCATCGTTATCGGT